Genomic DNA from Ruminococcus sp. OA3:
TAAACATAGATAAAAAATCAACTGAAAACAAATATTGTATAGCTTGGGACCAACTTGGCCCGAGACAGCCCTATCTGAACTCTAATTTTCCTCTGTGTTACTTTCCCTCAGGAACCGTAATGCTGGCAGTGTAAAATACCTTCCTGCGTAACCGCTTTTTCCCTGCGGTATACTTTCATATCATCGCCATTTTCCGTGAAGCACTGAATCGGGCATCTTTTCCGGCACTGTCCGCAGTGAATACAGAAGTTTTCCGATAGCATCTCATCTTCAGGAACGGGTGCATCCGTTATGACCGACACCACCGCACTCTGGGACCAAATTCTTTTGAAATCAGATTATGGCTGTCGCCAATCGTGCCAATCCCGGCGTAATAGCCCGTCAGAACATGAGAAAAAGCCGCGTTTGGATTTCCCTGCAGCACCTCAATATTGTAGTAGCAGTCCCGCGGAAAGAATAGCGCACGATAACCCAATTCCGACACGATATAGTTTGTAAGCCGGTAGGCCATGTCATCCAGCACCCGATTGCTCGTGTCATACAATTCGGTCCTCCACACAAACACCGTTTTCTATCATTATAAACCTTTACATGGAAAACTCGTCAGATCTTAAGCGTCATCTGTCTATATTCCTGCTGATGCTCCAAACGCACAGGTGTCTTACTTAAAATGAAGTCCACAGCCTGGTCATCACGCACCCAGCGCTCCAGCTCATCCGTGTCCAGTATCAGCGGCATCCGGTCGTGAACCGGACGAACAGAATCATTTGCCTGAGTGGTGATCACCACAAATTTTTCCTGTCCCTGTACCATTTTGTAAATACCCGCCATATAAAGGATCGGTGAATCTTCCAGGCTAAAAGATACTTTTTCTCTTTCCGCATTCCATTCATAATAATGCTTTGCCGGTATCACACATCTTCTGTGCAGTACGCTTTCCCTGAAGGTCGGCCGCTCTGTCACCGTTTCCGCCCGGGCATTGATTAATAAGCCGCTTTTCTGATATCTTGGAAATCCCCAGCGCATACTGCCCGCCGTCAGAAGATGATCCTTTATATAGATCACCGGTGCAGTGGCAGACGGATGGACTTCTCCGCGAACCGCTTCTCTTATCAGACCGGCCTCCACATGCTGTACAATTTTTTCGATTTCTCTTGCCGTATCGTCATCGACATAATATCTCCCGCACAAATCTGCTGCCTCCGTTTTCATCAAACTTTTGCTTATACAAAAGCAATGTCATCCATGATTTCCTTTATTCTAATCACAACATGTCCCATCATAAAAAAGATGGTTTCATAGTGCATATATTCGATAATGTTTTCATCAAACATAAATTTCAGATTGGCTGGGAATTCATCATCCGCCTCCCAATACTGGATGATAACCGGTAAAAAAGGAAAGGGATATAGCTTTGCTGCCAAATCGCCTTTCATGTCTAATTCTTCACCAAGGATGCTGCAGGCAGCCCGTAGCTCTTTCAGCTTTCCGTTGAATTCATCTGCTGATTTCTGAAACATATTTCCACCCGGAGCTGCTGATTTCACGGTACTTTTCAGCATATTTACCGGACAATAATTTCCGGACAGACTGCAGTCGTCTTTAGAATAACAAAGCACATCATAGATTGTCATGGATTCATTATAATCTTCCTCCACACTAGTCTCAAAATGATTTTCAGACAACTCTACTACTCCGTTCTTACGGTTGACTCTGTAATGTCTCAATACAAAATCTATGTATATATAGTCTTCATCGTTCTCAAGAGAAAATTTCCGAATTATTTTTGCCTGATCATATTTCGTGAATTCTCCTCTCATCTGATCGCGCATAATCTCATAATTCGATGCTGCCATCTTCAACCTCCTATTACTTTGCTGCTATCTTCACTGCTATTTGCGCAACATTTTCTCCAAAAATTTCAAACTGCGCTGCATCATGATCCAAAGTCTCTGCGATCCCAACCGCTCCTAACTGGAATTTGTTCTCTGTCTTTTCACCTGCCCCGGAAAATACCAGCATTTTCTTTAAAAGCATATTCCTGGCAATATCCATGATAGCCGTATCTGTCCCTCCAACCGGGGACTGCGCCGTTACAAATGCTGCACCTATTTTCCCGCTTAAATCCAGCTTTACATTTGAATCAAACCACTTTTTCAACTCCCAGCTCATTCCCGCACAATACACCGGAGTTCCAATGATCACCGCATCGCTCTGTTTTAAAAATGCCAAATCCACCTCATTATCCTGGATGGACATCAGTTTCACTTCGATAAAAGGAAATTTTGCCAGAATACCCTCTGATATGCATTCCGCGGCTGCTTCCGTGTTACCACCCTGACTTACATAAATAATTGAAATCTTCATTTTACATTTCCTCCCTGTGGTTTTAATTTTAAAGAGAATAACTCCGTCATTCCCTTTGCAATATCAATTTCCGTTAGTTTTGGATTGATAAATCCCAAAGTACATAAAGAACACAGTATAAGTCTCTTCCATGGAGAGATTTTTCTCATATTTCGCTACAAGCTGTTCTTTCAGAGCAGAGATCTGAGGACTTGGGGCAAGACCTATTCTATTCCCCTACTGCCGGGACTATCTTTTTGTTCTGCTGTTATTCACACCCTTGTCATGATACAAAAGAGAAACCAAAAAGATATACTTCCCGGTTTCTCAATATCATGTACGTATTCTGATTATTTTATTCTGCCTCGATGATTTTTACGCCTTCATCCGTACCAACGATAATACGTTTGCACATTTTCAGGAACTGTCCGGTCTCCAGCACGCCGACGACGCTGTTTACCTTCTGACGGATATCTTCAATGTGTGCCGGTGCGCCGATACACAGGTCAATGATATAATTTCCGTTGTCTGTCACGAACAGATCATCGCCATTCATACGCATCTTGGGATTGTATCCAAAATCCTCCATTTTCTTAAACACGATCCTGTACCCGTATGGAAGTACTTCCAGCGGAAGCGGGAATGCACCGATGCTGTCTACCAGCTTGCTCTCATCCATGATCCAGATCACTTCCTTCGCCAGGTCAGCAACGACTTTCTCCCGGAACAGCGCGCCACCGCCGCCCTTGGTCGCATTGAAATCGCTGTCGATCTCATCCACGCCGTCGATATCCAGATCGATATGGTCCACATCATCGATAGAGAGAAGCGGAATACCCAGCTCTCTTGCCTGCTGTTCCGTCGCTTTTGACGTCGGAATCGCCTGAATTTTCAAGCCGTTTTTCACCATCTCACCAACCTTGTCCACCATGAATTTCGCTGTAGATCCGGTTCCAAGACCCACTACCATACCGTCTTTGATATACTCTGCCGCTTTTTCGCCTGCTATTTTTTTCTGGTTCATATGTACCCTCCTGCAATTCAATTTTTCTTATTATGAATCATTATATCACCTGACTGCAGGGAACACAAGGCAAGTGTGTCTGTTACTTCCGCATTTCCGTAAAAATCTGTCCCGCCGTCTCATAGCTTTTACGGATGCCGCACCCGTCATTCTGATATACATTTGAATCCTGTTCTGATATCCCGGCTTCCCGGGCCTGCCGCAGGGATTCCGGTTCCGTCCCGAAAAAGACAATTTTCCAGCCCCTCCTCTTCTTCTCAGCGATCAGTCTTCTTATTTCCGGAGCCGTCCACCGGACACTGGCATTCTCCATGCCGTCTGTTATGATAAATACCGCAACTTTCTTCTCATACGCCGGGCTCATATCGTGCAGCGAATCTGTCACCACAGAAAACACCTTTCCGACCGCATCATATAATGCTGTGTTTCCCTTCACAAAGTA
This window encodes:
- a CDS encoding 4Fe-4S binding protein — protein: MSVITDAPVPEDEMLSENFCIHCGQCRKRCPIQCFTENGDDMKVYRREKAVTQEGILHCQHYGS
- a CDS encoding DUF3786 domain-containing protein gives rise to the protein MAASNYEIMRDQMRGEFTKYDQAKIIRKFSLENDEDYIYIDFVLRHYRVNRKNGVVELSENHFETSVEEDYNESMTIYDVLCYSKDDCSLSGNYCPVNMLKSTVKSAAPGGNMFQKSADEFNGKLKELRAACSILGEELDMKGDLAAKLYPFPFLPVIIQYWEADDEFPANLKFMFDENIIEYMHYETIFFMMGHVVIRIKEIMDDIAFV
- the rpiA gene encoding ribose-5-phosphate isomerase RpiA, which produces MNQKKIAGEKAAEYIKDGMVVGLGTGSTAKFMVDKVGEMVKNGLKIQAIPTSKATEQQARELGIPLLSIDDVDHIDLDIDGVDEIDSDFNATKGGGGALFREKVVADLAKEVIWIMDESKLVDSIGAFPLPLEVLPYGYRIVFKKMEDFGYNPKMRMNGDDLFVTDNGNYIIDLCIGAPAHIEDIRQKVNSVVGVLETGQFLKMCKRIIVGTDEGVKIIEAE
- a CDS encoding NAD(P)H-dependent oxidoreductase, with product MKISIIYVSQGGNTEAAAECISEGILAKFPFIEVKLMSIQDNEVDLAFLKQSDAVIIGTPVYCAGMSWELKKWFDSNVKLDLSGKIGAAFVTAQSPVGGTDTAIMDIARNMLLKKMLVFSGAGEKTENKFQLGAVGIAETLDHDAAQFEIFGENVAQIAVKIAAK
- a CDS encoding vWA domain-containing protein, whose product is MKKKERITELVCILDRSGSMYGKEADTIGSYNKMLREQQQIPGKAYITTALFGDKCEILCCHTPVGYAGELTTKDYFVKGNTALYDAVGKVFSVVTDSLHDMSPAYEKKVAVFIITDGMENASVRWTAPEIRRLIAEKKRRGWKIVFFGTEPESLRQAREAGISEQDSNVYQNDGCGIRKSYETAGQIFTEMRK
- a CDS encoding SOS response-associated peptidase, with amino-acid sequence MKTEAADLCGRYYVDDDTAREIEKIVQHVEAGLIREAVRGEVHPSATAPVIYIKDHLLTAGSMRWGFPRYQKSGLLINARAETVTERPTFRESVLHRRCVIPAKHYYEWNAEREKVSFSLEDSPILYMAGIYKMVQGQEKFVVITTQANDSVRPVHDRMPLILDTDELERWVRDDQAVDFILSKTPVRLEHQQEYRQMTLKI